From a single Miscanthus floridulus cultivar M001 chromosome 8, ASM1932011v1, whole genome shotgun sequence genomic region:
- the LOC136470797 gene encoding uncharacterized protein — MGDRSGGAGGGGDRGDRITYPALTATNYTSWCIRVQAIMEDQGVWEVVEPPAEASEQATTAAEAAKAKAKDRKAKAHLLQCLPDDLLMQVATKKTGKEVWESLKARFVGAERVREARLQTLKSEFDALRMKEDEQLDQYVGKLTGMSVKYGNLGGTLGDAALVKKLFDTVPDRYLNVIAGVEQFYDLSKMAFDDAVGRLKAFDECTRRGAGGARSDNGQLLLTQSEWEARQKRSTGEGSKGGRSHDGGSRGQGRGRGGGRGGRGGQGEAAKDGGSKRDKSHIKCFKCHNNGHYTNRCPEKKKEEEAHHVRTVETEPSVLLAETVELRLHEHTETMSLHSEVYLEESKVMPALYFVEEGDEESMNNVWYLDNGASNHMSGDQQMFRDIDHTVSGKVRFGDGSFVEIMGKGSIMFQGRSGDQWLLHDIYYVSKLKSNLISLGQLTEIGHRIVMDDDEIVVTEKNPHRLIVRV; from the coding sequence ATGGGCGACCGGAGTGgcggcgcaggcggcggcggtGATCGCGGTGATCGCATCACATATCCGGCGCTCACGGCGACGAACTACACCAGTTGGTGTATTCGAGTCCAGGCGATCATGGAGGATCAGGGAGTGTGGGAGGTCGTGGAACCGCCTGCGGAGGCGTCGGAGCAGGCAACGACGGCGGCAGAGGCGGCGAAGGCGAAGGCAAAGGATAGGAAGGCGAAAGCTCACTTGCTGCAATGTCTCCCCGATGATTTGCTGATGCAAGTGGCGACCAAGAAGACTGGAAAGGAGGTGTGGGAATCACTGAAGGCGAGGTTTGTTGGTGCGGAGCGAGTGAGGGAAGCGCGGTTGCAGACCCTGAAGAGCGAGTTCGACGCTTTGCGGATGAAGGAAGATGAGCAGCTTGATCAGTATGTGGGAAAACTGACGGGTATGTCAGTCAAGTATGGTAACCTTGGTGGTACATTGGGAGATGCAGCACTGGTGAAGAAACTTTTTGACACCGTGCCCGATCGATACCTCAATGTGATCGCGGGGGTCGAGCAGTTCTATGATCTGTCCAAGATGGCGTTCGATGATGCAGTTGGTCGATTGAAGGCGTTTGATGAGTGTACCAGGCGGGGAGCCGGTGGTGCGCGTTCTGACAATGGGCAGTTGTTGCTCACACAGTCAGAATGGGAGGCGCGCCAGAAGAGATCGACGGGAGAAGGGTCTAAAGGCGGGAGGTCTCATGATGGAGGCAGTCGTGGCCAGGGAAGAGGTCGTGGCGGCGGACGTGGTGGCCGTGGAGGACAAGGTGAAGCAGCCAAGGATGGCGGAAGCAAACGTGACAAGAGTCACATAAAATGCTTCAAGTGTCATAATAACGGTCACTACACAAATCGATGCccggagaagaagaaagaggaagaggCTCACCATGTCAGGACAGTGGAGACTGAGCCGTCAGTGTTGCTCGCAGAAACAGTTGAACTGAGACTGCATGAGCACACTGAGACAATGAGTCTACATTCAGAGGTGTATCTGGAAGAGTCCAAGGTGATGCCGGCGCTCTACTTCGTTGAAGAGGGTGATGAGGAGTCCATGAATAATGTCTGGTACCTAGATAATGGCGCCAGCAACCATATGTCGGGGGATCAACAGATGTTCAGAGACATTGATCATACTGTCTCTGGTAAGGTACGGTTTGGCGATGGTTCTTTTGTTGAAATTATGGGGAAGGGTTCAATTATGTTTCAAGGGAGATCTGGTGATCAGTGGTTGTTGCATGATATTTACTATGTTTCTAAACTTAAGAGCAATTTGATCAGTTTGGGTCAGTTGACAGAGATTGGGCATAGAATTGTTATGGATGATGATGAAATAGTTGTTACAGAGAAAAATCCACATAGACTGATCGTGAGAGTTTAG
- the LOC136470909 gene encoding serine carboxypeptidase 3, with product MASSRLLVLLCLAAVAVVAAAAGEGGLRLPRDATFPAAQAERLIRALNLLPREKEAGPDAGGGDGPSVAPGELLERRVRLPGVPDGVGDLGHHAGYFRLPHTHDARMFYFFFESRGKKEDPVVIWLTGGPGCSSELAVFYENGPFTIANNMSLVWNKFGWDTISNIIFVDQPTGTGFSYSSDDRDTRHDETGVSNDLYDFLQVFFKKHPEFAKNDFYITGESYAGHYIPAFACRVHQGNKANEGIHINLKGFAIGNGLTDPEIQYKAYTDYALEMNLIEKSDYERINRFIPPCEFAIKMCGTDGKASCMAAYMVCNNIFNSIMKLVGTKNYYDVRKECEGKLCYDFSNLEKFFGDKAVKEALGVGDIDFVSCSTTVYEAMLTDWMRNLEVGIPALLEDGINVLIYAGEYDLICNWLGNSRWVHSMEWSGQKDFVSSSDSLFVVDGAEAGVLKSHGPLSFLKVHNAGHMVPMDQPKASLEMLRRFTQGKLKESLPETMVLKAVM from the exons ATGGCATCCTCACGCCTCCTGGTTCTCCTCtgcctcgccgccgtcgccgtcgtggcgGCGGCCGCCGGAGAAGGCGGCCTCCGCCTGCCCCGCGACGCCACCTTCCCGGCGGCGCAGGCGGAGCGGCTCATCCGCGCGCTCAACCTCCTGCCAAGGGAGAAGGAGGCGGGGCCAGACGCGGGCGGCGGCGACGGGCCCAGTGTGGCGCCCGGGGAGCTCCTGGAGCGCCGCGTCAGGCTTCCCGGCGTCCCCGACGGGGTCGGGGACCTCGGCCACCACGCCGGTTACTTTCGTCTGCCGCACACGCACGACGCCAG GATGTTCTACTTCTTCTTCGAATCGAGGGGCAAGAAGGAGGACCCCGTCGTGATCTGGCTCACCGGAGGGCCCGGCTGCAGCAGCGAGTTGGCCGTCTTCTACGAGAACGGGCCCTTCACCATCGCCAACAACATGTCGCTTGTTTGGAACAAATTCGGTTGGGACACA ATCTCAAATATCATATTTGTTGATCAGCCAACCGGAACTGGCTTTAGCTACAGCTCTGATGATCGTGATACTCGTCATGATGAAACTGGTGTCAGCAATGACCTATATGACTTTCTTCAG GTGTTCTTTAAGAAGCACCCAGAATTTGCAAAGAATGACTTCTATATAACTGGAGAATCTTATGCTGGGCACTACATTCCAGCATTTGCATGCAGAGTTCACCAAGGAAACAAAGCAAACGAAGGCATTCATATAAACTTGAAG GGATTTGCTATCGGTAATGGTCTCACTGATCCAGAAATCCAATACAAAGCCTACACAGACTATGCGCTGGAAATGAATCTTATTGAGAAATCCGACTACGAAAGGATCAATAGGTTCATCCCACCATGTGAATTTGCAATTAAGATGTGTG GTACTGATGGGAAAGCATCATGCATGGCAGCTTATATGGTCTGCAATAATATTTTCAACTCCATCATGAAGCTTGTTGGGACAAAGAAT TACTATGACGTGAGGAAGGAATGTGAAGGGAAACTTTGCTATGACTTCTCAAACCTGGAGAAGTTCTTTGGTGACAAAGCGGTCAAAGAGGCACTTGGAGTTGGTGACATTGATTTTGTGTCTTGCAGTACTACTGTTTATGAAGCAATGCTCACAGACTGGATGAGGAATTTGGAAGTCGGCATCCCGGCTCTACTTGAGGATGGGATTAACGTGCTTATATATGCTGGGGAGTATGACCTTATATGCAATTGGCTCG GAAACTCGAGATGGGTACACTCCATGGAATGGTCTGGCCAGAAAGACTTTGTATCCTCTTCTGACTCATTGTTTGTAGTAGACGGTGCTGAAGCTGGAGTTTTGAAGAGCCATGGACCACTCAGCTTCCTCAAG GTTCACAATGCGGGCCACATGGTTCCGATGGACCAGCCGAAAGCTTCCCTGGAGATGCTGAGGAGATTCACACAAGGGAAACTGAAGGAATCGCTCCCCGAAACGATGGTGTTGAAGGCGGTGATGTGA